The proteins below are encoded in one region of Brassica napus cultivar Da-Ae chromosome A6, Da-Ae, whole genome shotgun sequence:
- the LOC111197801 gene encoding probable trehalose-phosphate phosphatase J, producing MVSQNVVVPDATTGIITVSTVSNSSVFTPSAQKPPTAPGHISISKKKLLKSLEINGDQSQRLNSWVDSMRASSPTHLKSLPSTSSEEELNSWMKRHPSALDMFERIIEASRGKEIVMFLDYDGTLSPIVADPDRAFISSKMRRTVKKLAKCFPTSIVTGRCIDKVYSFVKLAELYYAGSHGMDIKGPTKGFSRYNKDKPSVLYQPAGDFLPMIDEAFKQLVEKTKSTPGAKVENNKFCLSVHFRCVDEKKWSELALKVRSVVKNYPTLKLSQGRKVFEIRPMIKWDKGKALEFLLESLGFDNSSDVFPIYIGDDRTDEDAFKLLQERGQGLGLLVTKFPKDTNASYSLQDPLEVMDFLRRLVEWKQI from the exons atggTGAGCCAAAACGTCGTCGTACCAGACGCCACGACGGGAATCATAACGGTCTCCACCGTCTCTAACTCCTCCGTATTTACTCCTTCCGCTCAAAAACCACCGACTGCTCCTGGTCACATCTCAATTTCCAAGAAGAAACTACTCAAAAGCCTCGAGATCAATGGCGACCAAAGTCAGAGACTCAACTCTTGGGTTGACTCCATGAGAGCTTCTTCTCCTACTCATCTCAAATCACTCCCTTCCACTTCCTCAGAAGAAGAGCTCAATTCTTGGATG AAACGACATCCATCGGCACTTGACATGTTTGAACGGATCATTGAAGCTTCAAGAGGAAAAGAAATCGTTATGTTTCTTGATTATGACGGTACTCTTTCTCCTATCGTCGCTGATCCAGACAGAGCTTTCATATCCAGCAAG ATGAGAAGAACTGTGAAAAAGCTGGCAAAGTGTTTTCCAACTTCTATAGTTACTGGTAGATGCATAGACAAG GTTTATAGCTTTGTGAAGCTAGCAGAACTGTATTATGCTGGAAGCCATGGAATGGATATTAAAGGGCCAACAAAAGGTTTCTCTAGATACAATAAG gatAAACCATCTGTTCTTTATCAACCAGCCGGAGATTTTCTTCCCATGATTGATgag gCTTTTAAACAATTAGTGGAGAAAACCAAATCAACACCTGGAGCcaaagtggagaacaacaaGTTCTGCCTTTCTGTGCACTTCCGCTGTGTCGACgagaag aaatGGAGCGAACTGGCTTTAAAAGTTCGGTCGGTGGTAAAGAACTATCCGACACTGAAACTGTCCCAAGGTCGGAAG GTTTTTGAAATCCGACCTATGATTAAATGGGACAAAGGCAAGGCCCTTGAGTTTTTGTTAGAGTCACTTG GATTTGATAACTCTAGCGATGTATTTCCTATTTACATTGGTGATGATCGAACCGATGAAGATGCTTTCAAG CTGCTTCAAGAGAGAGGACAAGGCTTAGGTCTTCTTGTCACCAAGTTTCCCAAAGACACCAATGCTTCGTATTCTTTGCAAGACCCACTTGAG GTGATGGATTTCTTGCGACGGTTGGTGGAGTGGAAACAAATTTAG